One region of Peribacillus simplex genomic DNA includes:
- the ezrA gene encoding septation ring formation regulator EzrA — protein MEYILGVIVLILIFIIWGYFFKKRYFKEIDRLESWKTSIMHRPVLEELSKVKQLNMTGETEEMFENWRIEWDAIITDHMPEVEELLFDAEESIDKYRFSRSKEVQRKITVKLNEIEEMIKKILYELNELVGSEEKNRLEIEDIKESYRQLKKSLLAHRHNYGKAADKLENSLDEVLQILQRYEEETVNGNYLNARELVLSIKEKLAILAVKMELLPKLLVDSQSELRSQLHELKDGYEEMSGQGYLLSHIQFEQEISRLEEELNLYKAQLENAETEAVDKGIKDMRESIEVLYDLLEKEVLSKQYVLKNDEVLRKTISDLEYENDKLKVETIHVQHTYHLTENELDAQRKMEKQIAQISKRHQLLVLKMEDNVMASSLISEEMQGLAVQLKELQENQKEFTIKLQALRKDEMDARDSLAELKRKMVDTGRLIAKSNIPGLPEEYKAVLQDAKESMDDVQGKLEEKPLDMAAVYIYLEKAVQQVSAVHEKADELIEHMYLAEKVIQFGNRYRSSHDTVADSLREAEAKFRSYEYQAALETAATAIEKVDPGSLRKIGTNIEEVLS, from the coding sequence GAGATCGATCGACTGGAATCCTGGAAAACGAGCATCATGCACCGCCCCGTGCTAGAAGAGCTTTCTAAAGTCAAACAATTGAACATGACAGGTGAAACAGAGGAAATGTTCGAAAACTGGCGCATTGAATGGGACGCTATCATTACGGACCATATGCCCGAAGTCGAAGAGCTTTTATTCGATGCAGAGGAGTCCATCGATAAATACCGTTTCAGCCGGTCAAAAGAGGTACAGCGCAAAATTACAGTCAAGCTGAATGAAATCGAGGAAATGATCAAAAAGATCCTATACGAATTGAATGAACTCGTAGGCAGTGAGGAAAAGAACCGATTGGAAATTGAGGATATTAAAGAATCCTACCGTCAATTGAAGAAATCCTTGCTTGCACACAGGCATAATTACGGGAAAGCGGCTGATAAGCTGGAAAATTCCTTGGATGAAGTATTGCAGATCCTTCAGAGGTATGAAGAAGAGACTGTGAACGGGAATTATTTGAATGCGAGGGAGCTCGTTCTTTCCATTAAGGAGAAATTGGCGATCTTGGCCGTTAAAATGGAGTTGCTCCCAAAATTATTGGTTGATAGTCAATCCGAGCTGCGCTCCCAGCTTCATGAATTGAAGGATGGCTATGAGGAGATGTCGGGACAGGGTTATCTGTTGAGTCATATCCAATTCGAGCAGGAAATATCAAGGCTTGAGGAAGAACTGAATCTTTATAAAGCACAATTGGAAAATGCCGAAACGGAAGCTGTGGATAAAGGCATTAAAGATATGCGCGAAAGCATTGAGGTGCTTTATGACCTTTTGGAGAAAGAAGTGCTTTCAAAACAGTATGTCTTGAAAAATGATGAAGTCCTCAGGAAAACGATAAGTGACCTTGAATATGAGAACGATAAACTTAAAGTTGAAACCATACATGTTCAACACACGTATCATCTAACGGAAAATGAGCTAGATGCACAACGGAAGATGGAAAAGCAGATTGCCCAGATTTCGAAACGCCATCAATTGCTCGTCTTGAAGATGGAGGATAATGTGATGGCAAGCTCGCTTATCAGCGAAGAGATGCAGGGGCTGGCAGTACAGCTGAAAGAATTACAGGAAAATCAAAAAGAATTCACCATTAAATTACAGGCTTTACGAAAAGATGAAATGGATGCCAGGGATTCACTGGCCGAATTAAAACGCAAAATGGTCGATACTGGCCGTTTAATTGCAAAAAGCAATATTCCAGGTCTTCCTGAAGAGTATAAAGCGGTGCTTCAGGATGCCAAAGAAAGCATGGATGACGTTCAGGGTAAACTTGAAGAAAAGCCGCTTGACATGGCCGCTGTTTATATTTATTTGGAAAAAGCTGTCCAACAGGTGAGTGCGGTCCACGAAAAAGCTGATGAATTGATTGAACATATGTATTTGGCCGAAAAAGTGATTCAATTCGGAAACCGTTATCGCAGCAGTCACGATACAGTTGCCGATAGTCTCAGGGAAGCGGAAGCCAAATTCCGAAGCTATGAATATCAAGCTGCATTGGAAACGGCAGCCACGGCCATTGAAAAGGTCGACCCAGGCAGTTTGCGAAAAATTGGAACGAACATAGAAGAAGTTCTTTCCTGA
- a CDS encoding alpha/beta-type small acid-soluble spore protein, which yields MANNNSSNELLVPGVEQALQQMKYEIATEFGVQLGADTTSRANGSVGGEITKRLVQMAEQQLGGGFNR from the coding sequence ATGGCAAACAACAACAGCTCAAACGAATTATTGGTACCTGGAGTGGAACAAGCTCTACAACAAATGAAATATGAAATCGCTACAGAATTCGGCGTACAACTTGGTGCCGACACAACATCTCGCGCTAACGGTTCAGTTGGTGGAGAAATCACAAAACGCCTTGTTCAAATGGCTGAACAACAATTAGGCGGAGGATTCAACAGATAA
- the mbcS gene encoding acyl-CoA synthetase MbcS, with the protein MKREDLLAPEHYNLVSEMERFAKDPEKVAVLWENETGDKKQLTYENLLKSANKIGNAFKKKGLGKGDTVLIIIPRLVEAYQVYLAALKIGMIVIPCSEMLRAKDLQYRVNHGDVKGIVSFHEYTHELNEIEGAESLLKFSIGKRMENWLDLNELADDESDQLPMADTKSEDMAFLSYTSGTTGNPKGVVHTHGWAYAHLKTSAANWLGISEGDVVWATAGPGWQKWIWSPFLAVLGTGATGLAYHGKFEAKKYLQLLQGYKVNALCCTPTEYRLMAKVDNLDDYDLSHLHSAVSAGEPLNQKVFEVFKNHFHIEVRDGYGQTENTLLVGVTKGMDIKLGSMGKPTPGNHVEIIDDSGKPCSPGIVGDIAVHIDTPALFKEYFKDPERTSKQFRGDYYITGDQAKMDEDGYFWFEGRTDDIIISSGYTIGPFEVEDALVKHPYVKECAVIASPDEIRGNVVKAYVVLMDDIDPDSQDLIKTLQSHVKELTAPYKYPRKIEFLDELPKTTSGKIKRVDLRKREEALLNN; encoded by the coding sequence ATGAAGCGTGAAGACTTATTGGCTCCGGAACATTACAACTTAGTGAGTGAAATGGAACGTTTTGCAAAAGATCCAGAAAAAGTTGCCGTCCTCTGGGAGAACGAAACCGGAGACAAAAAACAACTTACATATGAGAATTTATTAAAGAGTGCAAATAAAATTGGAAATGCCTTCAAGAAAAAAGGGCTTGGTAAAGGTGATACGGTCCTTATTATAATCCCTCGTTTGGTAGAAGCCTATCAAGTGTATTTAGCCGCATTGAAAATTGGCATGATTGTCATCCCTTGTTCTGAAATGCTTCGTGCCAAGGACTTGCAGTATCGAGTCAACCACGGTGATGTTAAAGGAATCGTCAGTTTTCATGAATATACTCATGAATTGAATGAAATAGAGGGAGCAGAAAGCCTTCTGAAGTTTTCAATCGGAAAACGAATGGAAAATTGGCTGGATTTGAATGAGCTTGCCGATGATGAATCCGATCAGCTGCCAATGGCCGACACGAAGAGTGAGGATATGGCGTTCTTATCGTATACTTCCGGAACGACAGGTAATCCAAAAGGGGTTGTCCATACACATGGATGGGCTTATGCCCATTTAAAAACGTCTGCTGCAAACTGGCTGGGCATCAGCGAAGGGGATGTGGTTTGGGCAACGGCAGGCCCAGGGTGGCAAAAGTGGATCTGGAGTCCTTTCCTGGCTGTATTGGGAACGGGTGCAACAGGTCTTGCCTATCATGGGAAGTTCGAGGCGAAAAAATATCTTCAGCTGCTTCAGGGATACAAAGTGAATGCGTTATGCTGCACACCAACCGAGTATCGGTTGATGGCAAAGGTGGATAACCTTGATGACTATGATTTATCCCATCTTCATAGTGCAGTATCAGCGGGAGAGCCTTTAAATCAAAAAGTGTTCGAGGTCTTTAAAAACCATTTCCATATTGAAGTGCGCGATGGATATGGACAAACCGAAAATACCCTTTTGGTAGGTGTAACAAAAGGCATGGATATTAAATTGGGCTCCATGGGCAAACCGACTCCCGGCAACCATGTGGAAATCATTGATGATTCCGGTAAACCCTGTTCTCCTGGTATAGTGGGGGATATTGCCGTACATATCGATACACCTGCTCTCTTTAAAGAATATTTTAAAGATCCCGAGCGGACATCGAAGCAATTCCGTGGGGACTATTATATCACCGGCGATCAGGCGAAAATGGATGAAGATGGTTATTTCTGGTTTGAGGGTCGAACTGATGATATCATCATCAGTTCGGGATATACCATTGGACCTTTTGAAGTGGAAGATGCACTCGTTAAGCATCCATATGTGAAAGAGTGTGCCGTTATAGCAAGTCCTGATGAAATAAGGGGAAATGTGGTCAAGGCGTATGTCGTCTTGATGGATGATATCGATCCGGACAGCCAAGATTTGATCAAAACGCTTCAATCGCACGTAAAAGAATTGACTGCTCCATATAAATATCCAAGGAAAATCGAATTTTTAGATGAGCTTCCCAAAACGACATCGGGTAAAATCAAACGGGTGGATTTACGGAAAAGGGAAGAAGCACTACTTAATAATTAA
- the thiI gene encoding tRNA uracil 4-sulfurtransferase ThiI has protein sequence MKFDHIIIRYGEISTKKRNRKGFVDKMKAHIRWSLKDIEGVVLTANRERMYVLLNGVDHKPVIDRLKGIFGIQSLSPAIKIERDLEVMKTAALYYLNHTLEEVNTFKITTKRADKDFPYNTDEINRALGGHLLRNTENLKVDVKNPDLNLLVEVRREAVYLTGEIIQGAGGLPFGSSGKAMLMLSGGIDSPVAGFLSMKRGLDVEAIHFYSPPFTSERSRQKVIDLAGKLAEISGSMKVHIVPFTEIQLLIQKQIPENYSMTTTRRLMMRVADQIREKEEAMALITGESLGQVASQTMSSMFAINEVTNTPILRPLITMDKTEIIKIARELDTFEISNLPYEDCCTVFTPASPKTKPKREKVNYYESFVDFESLIEKAVSETEILTVKPGQTFDREEAMEDLF, from the coding sequence ATGAAATTTGATCATATAATTATCCGTTATGGAGAAATCTCCACGAAAAAAAGAAACCGTAAAGGCTTTGTAGACAAAATGAAGGCGCATATCCGCTGGAGTTTAAAGGATATTGAAGGAGTAGTGCTAACAGCCAACAGGGAGCGGATGTACGTTCTCCTGAACGGTGTGGACCATAAGCCTGTCATTGACCGATTGAAAGGCATTTTTGGGATCCAGTCTTTAAGCCCTGCGATAAAAATAGAACGCGACTTAGAAGTGATGAAAACGGCAGCGTTGTATTACCTTAATCATACTCTTGAGGAGGTAAATACATTCAAAATCACGACAAAACGCGCAGATAAGGATTTCCCATATAATACCGATGAAATTAACAGGGCACTCGGCGGGCATTTGCTTCGGAATACAGAAAATTTAAAAGTGGATGTAAAGAACCCTGATTTGAACCTGCTGGTAGAAGTGAGACGCGAAGCCGTTTATTTGACGGGTGAAATCATCCAGGGGGCAGGCGGTCTTCCATTCGGTTCAAGCGGAAAGGCAATGCTGATGCTTTCAGGCGGGATTGATAGCCCTGTTGCAGGATTCCTTTCGATGAAACGCGGATTGGACGTAGAAGCGATTCATTTTTACAGCCCGCCTTTCACAAGTGAGCGTTCACGTCAAAAGGTCATTGATCTGGCAGGCAAGCTTGCTGAAATAAGTGGAAGCATGAAAGTGCATATCGTTCCATTTACTGAAATTCAATTATTGATTCAAAAACAGATCCCGGAAAACTACTCAATGACAACAACTCGACGTTTAATGATGCGGGTCGCCGATCAAATCCGTGAAAAGGAAGAAGCCATGGCACTGATCACCGGTGAAAGCCTTGGACAGGTTGCAAGCCAGACGATGAGCAGCATGTTTGCCATCAATGAGGTGACGAATACACCGATCCTGCGTCCGCTGATTACGATGGATAAAACGGAAATCATCAAAATCGCAAGAGAGCTTGATACTTTTGAAATATCCAATCTGCCGTACGAAGATTGTTGTACGGTCTTTACGCCGGCAAGCCCAAAAACGAAACCGAAACGTGAAAAAGTCAATTACTATGAGAGCTTCGTTGACTTTGAATCATTGATTGAAAAAGCGGTCTCCGAAACAGAAATATTGACGGTTAAACCGGGTCAGACATTCGATAGGGAAGAAGCGATGGAAGACTTGTTTTAA
- a CDS encoding cysteine desulfurase family protein yields the protein MIYFDNSATTKPYPEVIESFMKVSSDYFGNPSSLHGLGVQSEKLLSAARKQIADLLKVKSSEIYFTSGGTEGNNLAIKGAALSQRNRGKHIITTAIEHPSVEDACQALTKMGYEITYLPVNEFGQIDLNDLKHALREDTILVSVMHVNNEVGSIQPIAEMGKLLKQYPHVLFHVDNVQGAGKVSLSIRDANVDLCTISGHKVHGLKGTGILYVREGVRVDPLFHGGNQETKIRSGTENVAGIVALSKAFRISMSNQLLCHDKLQQIKNYLYKGLKELDGVLINSPEKGAPHIVNFSVPGLKSEVLLHALESEGIYVSTTSACSSKKRTVSKTVDAMFHNQARSESVIRISTTYGNEMEEAKQVLAAIQKIVANLEKIMRVAK from the coding sequence ATGATTTATTTTGACAATAGTGCAACAACAAAACCATATCCTGAAGTAATCGAATCATTCATGAAGGTTTCTTCGGACTATTTTGGAAACCCCTCTTCGCTGCATGGACTTGGGGTGCAATCCGAAAAATTACTTTCTGCTGCAAGAAAGCAAATCGCTGATTTATTAAAGGTGAAGAGCTCGGAAATATATTTCACTTCCGGGGGGACGGAAGGGAATAATCTTGCCATTAAAGGAGCCGCCCTCTCTCAGAGAAATCGGGGAAAACACATAATCACGACGGCAATCGAACATCCTTCTGTAGAAGACGCATGCCAAGCATTGACGAAAATGGGTTATGAGATCACATATCTTCCCGTTAACGAATTTGGGCAAATTGATTTAAACGATCTTAAGCATGCATTGAGGGAAGATACCATTTTAGTATCCGTCATGCATGTTAATAATGAAGTTGGCTCTATCCAGCCGATTGCTGAAATGGGAAAATTGTTAAAGCAATACCCACACGTGCTCTTTCATGTCGATAATGTGCAGGGGGCAGGCAAAGTTTCTTTATCAATACGTGATGCAAATGTGGATTTATGTACAATTTCCGGACACAAGGTGCACGGCTTGAAGGGGACGGGCATCCTTTATGTTCGTGAAGGCGTTCGGGTCGATCCGCTTTTCCACGGTGGCAATCAAGAAACGAAAATCAGGAGCGGCACCGAAAATGTTGCGGGAATCGTCGCCCTTTCGAAGGCTTTTCGTATTAGTATGAGCAATCAATTGCTGTGTCATGATAAGCTGCAGCAAATCAAAAATTATTTATATAAAGGTTTGAAGGAACTGGACGGGGTGTTGATTAACAGTCCTGAAAAAGGTGCACCCCATATTGTGAATTTTTCCGTACCGGGACTCAAATCAGAGGTATTGCTGCATGCGCTTGAATCGGAAGGGATATATGTTTCGACGACTAGTGCCTGTTCTTCGAAAAAAAGGACGGTAAGCAAAACGGTGGATGCGATGTTCCATAACCAAGCCCGTTCCGAAAGTGTGATCCGAATCAGTACTACCTATGGCAATGAGATGGAAGAAGCGAAGCAAGTTCTGGCGGCGATACAGAAAATAGTCGCTAATTTAGAAAAAATAATGAGGGTTGCAAAATGA